A part of Girardinichthys multiradiatus isolate DD_20200921_A chromosome 12, DD_fGirMul_XY1, whole genome shotgun sequence genomic DNA contains:
- the tal2 gene encoding T-cell acute lymphocytic leukemia protein 2, whose product MTRKVFTNTRERWRQHNVNTAFAELRKLIPTHPPEKKLSKNEILRLAMRYINFLVQLLESQSGQPASHSSTALLTFLRGNMERLHSPPHPWTTTSDTEAPSPGSSCDSSEAW is encoded by the coding sequence ATGACCAGGAAGGTGTTCACCAACACGAGGGAGCGCTGGCGCCAACACAACGTCAACACAGCCTTTGCAGAGCTCCGCAAGCTTATCCCCACCCATCCTCCGGAGAAGAAGCTGAGCAAGAACGAAATCCTGCGCCTGGCCATGCGCTACATCAACTTCCTGGTGCAGCTGCTGGAGAGCCAGAGCGGTCAGCCGGCCAGCCACTCCTCCACAGCTCTGCTCACCTTCCTGAGAGGGAACATGGAGCGGCTACACTCGCCTCCCCATCCCTGGACCACAACCAGCGACACAGAGGCTCCGTCGCCCGGATCCAGCTGTGACAGCTCTGAGGCCTGGTAG
- the LOC124877417 gene encoding UDP-glucuronosyltransferase 2A2-like → MELHLSIFVPLLLSAASGANGGKILVWYTDGSHWINIRPVLETLIDRGHQVVVLAPNTSMFMNSSEPSRLHYEPFNVSVSMETKQKLIEEFLHFSMYEVGHMRYFQIYNRFSNFMRTNMNYFLKFLDGVVKSETLMMKLKQGNYDLLFADPIYPGSDLTADILGIPLIFSLRFSLAHNWERMCGQLPAPPSFVPGAMSKLTDKMNFSERLWNVLFYALLDITSQHFVWKELDKYYSEIKGTPVSACKMMGKVDIWLMRTYWDFDFPRPFLPNFKFVGGIHCRPAKPLSKDMERLVQSSGHAGIVIFSLGSWLKNLTIEKANMMASALAQIPQKVLWRYSGEKPKSLGSNTRIYDWIPQNDLLGHPKTKVFITHGGTNGIYEAIYHGVPMVGIPMFGDQPDNMVHMEAKGAAVTVKLNTMTPESLIDAVDTVINDVSYKENMMRLSRIHHDRPMSPQDEAVFWIEFTMRNKGAKHLRVQAHELTWYQYHSLDVLTFLLTVVLLLIFILIKTCSFCFQRCCGRKKTKTKAE, encoded by the exons ATGGAGCTGCATCTCTCCATCTTTGTCCCACTGCTTCTTTCTGCAGCAAGTGGTGCGAATGGAGGGAAGATTCTGGTGTGGTACACTGATGGAAGCCACTGGATTAATATTCGACCGGTACTGGAGACGCTGATCGACAGAGGACACCAAGTGGTGGTTTTAGCCCCGAACACATCGATGTTCATGAACAGTAGTGAACCCTCTCGTTTGCACTACGAGCCATTTAACGTCTCCGTCTCAATGGAGACGAAACAGAAGCTTATTGAGGAGTTCCTTCACTTTTCCATGTACGAGGTGGGTCACATGCGCTACTTTCAGATTTACAACAGATTCAGCAATTTTATGAGGACCAACATGAATTATTTCCTCAAATTCTTGGACGGAGTGGTGAAATCAGAAACCCTGATGATGAAGTTGAAACAGGGAAACTACGACCTGCTTTTTGCTGATCCAATTTACCCCGGCAGTGACCTGACTGCGGATATTTTGGGGatccctctcatcttttctttACGATTTTCCTTGGCTCATAACTGGGAGAGAATGTGTGGTCAGCTGCCTGCTCCACCTTCCTTTGTCCCCGGTGCTATGAGCAAACTCACAGACAAGATGAACTTTTCAGAGAGACTGTGGAACGTCCTCTTTTACGCTCTGCTGGATATCACATCACAACACTTTGTGTGGAAAGAATTGGATAAATATTACTCTGAAATCAAAG GTACACCTGTCAGTGCCTGTAAAATGATGGGCAAGGTAGACATCTGGTTGATGAGAACTTATTGGGATTTTGATTTTCCTCGTCCGTTCCTTCCCAACTTCAAATTTGTTGGAGGGATCCACTGCAGACCAGCTAAACCTTTATCAAAG GATATGGAAAGATTGGTCCAAAGCTCTGGACATGCTGGGATCGTGATCTTCTCTTTAGGATCTTGGTTGAAGAACCTGACCATAGAGAAAGCAAACATGATGGCCTCGGCCCTCGCGCAGATTCCacaaaag GTGCTGTGGAGATACAGTGGAGAAAAACCCAAAAGTCTGGGTTCCAACACAAGAATTTATGACTGGATTCCACAAAATGACTTGCTGG GTCACCCTAAAACTAAAGTTTTCATCACTCACGGTGGAACAAACGGGATCTATGAGGCCATCTACCACGGTGTTCCCATGGTGGGAATCCCCATGTTTGGTGACCAGCCAGACAACATGGTGCACATGGAGGCCAAAGGAGCTGCAGTTACTGTGAAGCTAAATACGATGACACCTGAGAGCCTCATAGATGCTGTCGATACTGTTATCAATGATGTATC ctacaaagaaaacatgatgcGACTGTCCAGAATTCACCACGACAGACCCATGAGTCCCCAGGATGAGGCAGTTTTCTGGATCGAATTCACCATGAGAAACAAAGGAGCAAAGCACCTGAGGGTTCAGGCCCATGAACTCACCTGGTACCAGTATCACAGCCTCGATGTCCTAACCTTCCTCCTCACTGTAGTTCTGctcctcatcttcatcctcaTTAAGACCTGCAGCTTCTGTTTTCAGAGATGTTGTGgcagaaaaaagacaaagacaaaagCTGAGTAA